Proteins from one candidate division KSB1 bacterium genomic window:
- a CDS encoding patatin-like phospholipase family protein, translating into MHYVRLIIFLFFVFVAYTCVEAEQVIQQFKADEFQVTNDSALKADSTGSPTIGLALSGGGIRGVAQIGVLDVFDEYNIKVDMIVGTSIGAAVGALYCSGYTPKEIMQLVHSVDWSRVFQDKPERSSLFLGEKNEKDRALLSIPMKHFKPIVPEAFSAGQQITKILTDFLLNAPYHEYDFRKLKPPLAILATDMLNGREVLIQEGDLVQTVRSSIAIPLLFSPVKRDSTILIDGGISCNIPVVQTRKSGADIVIAVNSTSPLRPRDKINAPWEIADQVTTIMQKSLNKEQLKKADHVIDFSDLEFISTQYNALDSLYLIGRKRALKMIDSLLHAGPKLEFSKVETNGIKSIPALQSPLAVDSLYSVLSALNKENNAQKIDAQLLICKQDTVLNFKIRESTLLSRVIFLDNHVISDSVLLEPFQPLLRQPVYSEQLDKALDDVLRIYRMQGYSLARIDSVELNPQTGFAEITVSEGRIGDIRYIGNLTTRNYILSREFLLNSGDIFQKPRAEAGIDNIYATNLFHSVLLGWKQNQDLYDLKIYTHESQPQNLRLGLRYGSERYTKAFVEFSDENVGGLGNDAVFHLQYGMIDFNTSFQFRADRIFKTYLTAQLDMHYDRSEHKSYRMLKQVGKYQRESAGIVLQMGQQIARFGTISGYLRFEEIDLDSLRGSGYDRGNMTINTIGFKTTIDTRDQLPFPRSGTYHIFSYEASSGFMLGADKSYNKVENQLSGYRTFFKRHTFNPLLHWGISDRTTPYSEQFRIGGYDSFYGLHQGQMWGRYLFKASMGYRCRFLKLAMFPFYVSLRYDLGGSWDELEEITSQDFIFGYGASVDIETPVGPFSLAYGRTNKQQETFYLNLGFHF; encoded by the coding sequence ATGCACTATGTACGTTTAATAATCTTTTTATTTTTCGTCTTTGTTGCCTACACCTGTGTTGAAGCTGAGCAGGTGATCCAACAATTTAAAGCTGATGAATTTCAAGTGACCAATGATTCTGCTTTAAAAGCAGATTCTACCGGGTCTCCAACCATTGGCCTGGCACTCAGCGGTGGCGGAATTCGGGGAGTCGCGCAAATCGGTGTTCTCGATGTGTTTGATGAATATAATATCAAAGTGGATATGATCGTCGGGACCAGTATCGGCGCTGCTGTAGGGGCTCTCTACTGTTCGGGATATACGCCGAAGGAAATTATGCAGCTTGTGCATTCTGTGGATTGGAGCCGTGTGTTTCAGGACAAACCCGAGCGCAGCTCGCTTTTTCTCGGTGAAAAAAACGAAAAAGATCGCGCCTTGCTCAGTATACCCATGAAACACTTTAAACCGATCGTTCCTGAAGCGTTTTCAGCCGGTCAACAAATTACCAAGATTCTCACAGATTTTCTACTCAACGCTCCGTATCATGAGTATGATTTCAGAAAACTGAAACCTCCTCTTGCCATTCTGGCAACCGATATGCTCAATGGCCGGGAAGTACTCATTCAGGAGGGCGATCTGGTGCAAACTGTGCGCTCTTCCATCGCCATTCCATTGCTCTTTTCTCCAGTTAAAAGAGACAGCACTATCCTGATTGACGGCGGTATTTCGTGCAATATACCTGTTGTGCAAACCAGAAAGTCCGGCGCTGATATTGTCATTGCCGTCAACTCTACATCTCCGCTTCGTCCCCGTGATAAAATAAATGCCCCCTGGGAAATTGCTGATCAAGTCACAACAATTATGCAAAAATCTTTGAACAAAGAGCAATTGAAAAAAGCGGATCATGTGATCGATTTCAGTGATCTTGAATTTATATCCACTCAATACAATGCACTCGATTCTCTCTACCTGATTGGACGTAAACGCGCTCTCAAAATGATTGATTCTCTTCTGCATGCCGGGCCTAAATTAGAGTTTTCCAAAGTTGAAACCAACGGGATAAAATCCATACCCGCACTTCAAAGTCCATTGGCCGTGGATTCTCTTTATTCTGTTCTGAGTGCATTAAATAAGGAAAATAACGCACAAAAAATAGATGCGCAACTATTGATTTGTAAACAGGACACGGTACTGAACTTTAAAATACGAGAGTCTACTTTGTTGTCCCGGGTGATTTTCCTGGATAATCATGTGATTAGTGACTCTGTTTTACTGGAGCCTTTTCAGCCCTTGCTGCGACAACCTGTTTATTCTGAACAACTTGACAAGGCATTGGATGATGTCCTGCGCATTTACAGAATGCAGGGCTATTCTTTGGCACGTATTGATTCTGTCGAACTTAATCCGCAAACCGGATTTGCAGAGATTACCGTTAGCGAAGGACGGATAGGGGATATACGCTATATCGGTAATTTGACGACCCGAAATTATATTCTATCCCGGGAATTTCTGTTAAACTCTGGTGATATCTTTCAAAAACCCAGAGCCGAAGCCGGTATCGATAATATATATGCAACCAATTTGTTTCATTCCGTCCTGCTGGGTTGGAAGCAAAATCAGGACCTGTATGATCTAAAAATATATACACATGAATCTCAGCCTCAAAATCTGCGCCTGGGATTGCGATATGGGTCTGAACGATATACCAAAGCATTTGTAGAGTTTTCTGATGAAAACGTAGGCGGCCTGGGAAATGATGCGGTTTTTCATTTGCAGTATGGTATGATTGATTTTAATACCTCGTTTCAATTCCGTGCAGACCGTATTTTTAAGACCTATTTGACCGCTCAATTGGATATGCATTATGACCGGTCTGAGCATAAGTCCTACCGAATGCTCAAACAAGTGGGAAAATATCAACGCGAGTCCGCCGGTATTGTGCTGCAAATGGGACAGCAGATAGCCCGATTCGGAACCATTTCCGGATATTTGCGGTTTGAAGAAATTGATCTGGACAGTTTACGCGGCAGCGGCTATGACCGCGGCAATATGACAATTAATACCATTGGCTTTAAAACCACGATTGATACCCGCGATCAACTTCCGTTTCCCCGGTCAGGTACCTATCATATCTTTTCATATGAAGCCTCCTCAGGATTTATGCTGGGTGCTGACAAATCGTATAACAAGGTCGAAAATCAATTATCAGGTTATCGGACATTCTTTAAACGGCATACATTCAATCCTCTGCTGCATTGGGGGATCAGTGATCGCACCACCCCTTATTCTGAACAATTCAGAATCGGTGGCTATGATTCTTTTTACGGACTGCATCAGGGACAGATGTGGGGACGATATTTGTTCAAAGCCAGTATGGGATATCGCTGCCGCTTCCTAAAATTGGCTATGTTTCCGTTTTATGTCTCGTTGCGTTATGACTTGGGCGGCTCCTGGGATGAACTTGAAGAAATAACTTCCCAGGACTTTATATTCGGGTATGGCGCCAGTGTGGATATTGAAACCCCGGTAGGGCCTTTTTCGCTGGCCTATGGGCGAACCAACAAACAACAAGAAACCTTTTATCTGAACCTGGGATTTCATTTTTAA
- the gatC gene encoding Asp-tRNA(Asn)/Glu-tRNA(Gln) amidotransferase subunit GatC, with translation MSVSIKDVEYIAGLAKLSFTEQEKKKFVHQFNQILSFIEKLNELDTKGVAPTYNPLNLTNVMREDECRPGLSQEEALKNAPRQKHGYFSVPKVIG, from the coding sequence ATGTCAGTTTCAATCAAAGATGTAGAGTACATAGCTGGTTTGGCAAAATTGTCATTCACAGAACAGGAAAAGAAAAAATTTGTTCATCAGTTTAATCAGATTTTGTCGTTTATCGAAAAACTAAATGAACTTGATACAAAAGGTGTTGCGCCGACATATAATCCTTTGAATCTGACCAATGTCATGCGCGAGGATGAATGCCGGCCCGGCTTGTCTCAGGAAGAGGCATTGAAAAATGCGCCGCGTCAAAAGCATGGTTATTTCAGTGTTCCCAAGGTTATCGGCTGA
- the kdsB gene encoding 3-deoxy-manno-octulosonate cytidylyltransferase — MQITAIIPARYASTRFPGKPLADIQGKPMIQWVYERTRRAEYVDQVIVATDDERIERVVQNFGGQVRMTPSDCASGSDRAAVVAAELSSDIIINVQGDEPLVEPQAVDLLAQTLAGDKQADMATLVCQASDVQDLENPNMVRVVFDHQHRALYFSRSIVPYARDIRERSDWLNAYPYYIHIGMYAYRRSFLLNYKHLRESKLEQVEKLEQLRALENGYTIKIGIGDFKPICVDVPDDLERVNKELKS, encoded by the coding sequence ATGCAGATTACCGCTATTATTCCTGCCCGTTATGCATCTACCCGGTTTCCGGGCAAGCCGCTTGCGGATATTCAGGGAAAACCTATGATTCAATGGGTGTACGAGCGCACCCGCCGGGCGGAATACGTCGATCAGGTGATTGTGGCGACGGATGATGAGCGTATTGAACGGGTTGTGCAGAATTTCGGCGGACAGGTCAGGATGACTCCTTCTGACTGTGCTTCCGGAAGTGACCGGGCCGCGGTCGTCGCTGCTGAACTTTCCAGCGATATAATAATCAATGTTCAGGGTGATGAGCCGTTGGTCGAACCTCAGGCCGTTGATCTGCTGGCGCAGACGCTGGCCGGGGATAAACAAGCTGATATGGCAACGCTTGTCTGTCAAGCATCAGATGTGCAGGATCTGGAAAATCCGAATATGGTGCGGGTTGTTTTCGATCATCAGCATCGCGCATTATATTTCTCACGTTCAATTGTTCCCTATGCCCGCGATATACGTGAGCGTTCCGATTGGCTGAATGCGTATCCTTATTATATTCATATTGGGATGTATGCGTACAGACGCAGTTTTTTGTTGAATTATAAACATTTAAGAGAATCAAAGCTGGAACAAGTTGAAAAGCTGGAGCAGCTGCGCGCCCTGGAAAACGGGTATACGATTAAAATCGGTATTGGAGATTTCAAGCCGATATGCGTTGATGTTCCGGATGACCTTGAACGCGTTAACAAAGAGTTGAAATCATGA